In Paenibacillus sp. 1781tsa1, one DNA window encodes the following:
- a CDS encoding HU family DNA-binding protein: protein MNKTDLINNISTKSGLTKKDVESVLNGFLGEITDALASGDKVQLIGFGTFETRKRSGRTGRNPQTGNEIVIPESTVPAFKAGNKLKEAVK, encoded by the coding sequence ATGAACAAAACAGATCTGATTAACAACATTTCAACCAAAAGTGGTTTGACTAAAAAAGACGTTGAGTCCGTATTGAACGGCTTTTTGGGAGAAATTACAGATGCACTTGCCAGCGGAGACAAAGTACAATTGATCGGCTTTGGCACTTTTGAGACCCGCAAACGTTCCGGTCGTACCGGACGTAACCCACAAACAGGGAATGAAATCGTGATTCCTGAGTCCACTGTTCCTGCATTCAAAGCAGGCAACAAACTTAAAGAAGCCGTAAAATAA
- a CDS encoding RNA-binding S4 domain-containing protein, giving the protein MRLDKFLKVSRLIKRRTVAKDVSEQGRVLVNGREAKPSANVKVGDELTVQFGQKLVTVKVERIAESTKKDEASSLYTLVKEEPIAKDNGMNW; this is encoded by the coding sequence ATGCGTCTTGATAAATTCCTGAAGGTCTCCCGGCTAATCAAACGCCGCACTGTGGCCAAGGACGTCTCTGAACAGGGACGTGTTCTGGTGAACGGACGTGAAGCGAAGCCCAGCGCCAATGTCAAAGTAGGCGATGAGTTGACGGTTCAGTTCGGTCAGAAACTGGTCACCGTGAAGGTGGAACGAATTGCCGAGAGTACCAAGAAGGATGAGGCGAGCAGCCTCTACACCTTGGTGAAGGAAGAGCCGATCGCCAAGGATAACGGGATGAACTGGTAA
- the yabP gene encoding sporulation protein YabP — translation MVEHGKAKQHHLSMQNRKLLDLTGVTNVESFDSEEFLLQTELGHLTIRGHNLHIKNLSLEEGLLSIEGTVSSLQYLDPGSQNKNSKGLFGKMFR, via the coding sequence ATGGTTGAGCACGGTAAGGCCAAACAGCATCATCTGAGCATGCAGAATCGGAAACTGCTGGATCTGACGGGTGTCACCAACGTGGAGAGCTTCGACAGTGAGGAATTTTTGCTGCAGACTGAACTTGGGCATCTGACCATCCGGGGGCACAATTTACATATCAAAAACCTGAGCCTGGAGGAAGGCCTCTTATCCATTGAAGGCACTGTCAGTTCTCTGCAATATCTGGACCCCGGTTCCCAGAACAAGAATAGTAAAGGCCTGTTCGGCAAGATGTTCCGATGA